From the genome of Phaeodactylum tricornutum CCAP 1055/1 chromosome 13, whole genome shotgun sequence, one region includes:
- a CDS encoding predicted protein, translated as MSSNSRSAFPHSLGISKSLDISASASIVWALLVDVDSYPNHLSTCMSVRVYQPHPTNRRNPRGSSNASQNVGSVKAGSKWVEVRQFKGRTYKMLVSTTAVDNEEDDPKSFTVATDALGSTSTATHTLTTIDERSCRLSLSYGIVPHRWWSQIYFACFKRILRKDCLEALEHDLADIAKAAVAVATGQDEAR; from the coding sequence ATGTCGTCTAATTCTCGGTCGGCATTCCCCCATTCTCTAGGGATTTCCAAAAGTCTGGATATCAGCGCGTCTGCTTCTATTGTTTGGGCCCTCCTTGTTGATGTAGACTCTTATCCGAATCACCTTTCTACTTGCATGAGTGTAAGAGTGTATCAACCCCATCCCACCAATCGAAGAAATCCTAGGGGAAGCAGCAATGCATCACAAAACGTAGGCAGTGTCAAAGCAGGGTCCAAGTGGGTAGAGGTTCGACAGTTCAAAGGTCGCACATACAAGATGCTTGTGTCGACCACGGCTGTAGACAATGAGGAAGATGACCCAAAGTCGTTCACTGTGGCGACGGACGCGCTGGGTTCTACCAGCACGGCAACTCATACCCTGACAACCATAGACGAAAGGTCATGCCGATTGTCCTTGTCGTATGGTATCGTTCCACATCGGTGGTGGTCTCAAATATATTTCGCCTGCTTCAAGAGAATCCTCAGAAAAGACTGCCTGGAAGCCCTGGAGCATGATCTTGCTGACATTGCGAAAGCTgccgttgccgttgccaccgGACAAGATGAGGCTCGGTAA